Proteins from one Sabethes cyaneus chromosome 2, idSabCyanKW18_F2, whole genome shotgun sequence genomic window:
- the LOC128737748 gene encoding uncharacterized protein LOC128737748, which translates to MMMEILRWLPGACGSLGPALIPPAHIAVLWYFWQNYSRYVDKRFCSCSCWDTVFKGTYESGIASYKHMYFNATQNTMKMWLLIVIGVISLYECTKYLTQLLLQNRVRYTMIVLFLLSIFSHYYAWWAYLNYYNDEYYNQWNHQLFFTITELISTSFVLHLANAENVVTSRKTLAIVGIAILHILASGVDQFISNVFRGEGYPHQVVRDLGFMIPDVMHLLIPLWLLRQTRKESFSTRPFYRDRNLRRDVVLMFGVVAVLFTICSFL; encoded by the exons ATGATGATGGAGATTCTGCGATGGTTGCCAGGAGCTTGCGGTAGTCTGGGTCCAGCACTGATTCCTCCAGCCCATATTGCAGTGCTGTGGTACTTCTGGCAGAACTACTCCCGCTATGTGGATAAACGATTCTGCTCCTGCTCCTGTTGGGATACGGTTTTCAAGG GAACCTACGAATCGGGAATCGCTTCCTACAAGCACATGTACTTCAACGCAACCCAGAACACGATGAAGATGTGGCTGCTGATCGTGATCGGCGTCATATCGCTGTACGAATGCACCAAATATCTAACCCAGCTGCTACTGCAAAACCGAGTCCGGTACACGATGATCGTCCTGTTTCTGCTGTCCATCTTCTCCCACTACTACGCCTGGTGGGCCTATCTGAACTATTACAACGACGAGTACTACAATCAGTGGAACCATCAGCTGTTCTTCACG ATCACCGAACTCATATCAACCAGCTTCGTGCTGCATCTGGCCAACGCGGAAAACGTGGTAACCTCACGCAAGACGCTCGCCATCGTCGGCATTGCCATACTGCACATCCTGGCCAGCGGAGTGGACCAGTTCATATCAAACGTGTTTCGCGGCGAAGGTTATCCACATCAG GTGGTCCGCGATCTGGGCTTCATGATTCCGGACGTAATGCACCTACTCATTCCACTGTGGTTGCTGCGGCAGACGCGTAAGGAGAGCTTCAGCACGCGACCCTTCTACCGGGATCGGAACCTCCGACGGGATGTAGTGCTCATGTTCGGCGTGGTAGCAGTATTATTTACGATCTGTTCGTTTCTGTAA